In the genome of Primulina tabacum isolate GXHZ01 chromosome 13, ASM2559414v2, whole genome shotgun sequence, the window gccgagaccagtaggtctcgcgcatatgcgccgagggaagtcgcgcatatgcgcgagacgtgcagcacaaggATGAAGCCACTTGTCCCTtaccatgcatgatatatataaattacTTTCATTTCCTTCAGATTCAGCCAGAGAAATCGAGGGAAGCTCCAGAGAAGAGTTGAGTTCTTCATAtactagaattgtgattttgtgaaatccagccgtctgattttcaatccgacttcagtactgtgttcctatcaacaaAGGCTTCAcacggacgtaagttttattatgttcttgtatgatttgaaaatatgatatggaagaaatcctgatatgactgatattatctgtttctgatattgtggttatcgtataatcgaaaccagatcgaagaacggataccgcatgaatttgttatcattttcagattgaggttgattgagattatacagatttgatatcagattgtgttgttgatcgattatgagttattgagattggtatttgttgatatttgtattgctgggtatattgagattgtgccgttatgccgttgaaacagaattagattgagttctgattatatccagtattgattgagttgtatattgatattgtactcctcaatattgtcattgccagattgagtattgacagattcgaattcgagacttcaacttcgtcagattgacaacagaaaggtataaatcaatattgaaccgggaagatacgactcgagtttgatttgacttgagtttcccaaaaccacatactttatgttattgcatggatgtttgcaattcatgagattgatatgcttagtctattgatttatagcaaagcatgtattgagtcttgggcggatgtgcctagtcattggcggaggtgccaagtctttggcggatgtgccaagacactggatgtttggtttatatcgatgttgcttaggagtagatcgacttctattgctgagattcgatatagtatgccaatgtccaggaaccgggatccctagattagagaagagtcgaatctgagatgacgagtcaagatgttatttacagctttatatcaattcatgtctttcagattgtgatacatgttattgatatctgtttcatgcttttatatctgctTATATGATTGCaagtatacatggtttatactgggaatatattcctcaccggagttatccggctattgttgtgtttgtatgtgtgcatgacaacaggtgggacatgatcagggtcaagaagaggatgagagatcaagattagcgtggagatccggacttagaagtagattggctttcaacacttgatgtatagttgttgaaccctagtttgaaaTGAATGTATTTGTACAAGACTTAtactttacttttgatgtttatatcagattgattatcatatgttccgcacttgtgtatttaaaaaaaaaaatttagacccagattaattaactgatcctaatgatgattaagaaaaatgaattaggttcgggtccccacatattgTTTGTAATGCAAAGacctatcctccaaggcattgagaagtcattggtttcccaaatggagagttttcgaatacatgactctatacctggagcaggAGATTCAAATATCCCTAGCgcaagtgttaagtcgggatcatctccagatgagtcgactgaaacaaaaattgagactcctGATCCTTATCTTGAGTCCTCAaatcaacccttcacctcggagattgaagagggagagatcaaccttaggTCTCGTACTGACAAGGGAaaatctaaggttggtactaatgAAGTTGCAATTTCTTCATTTCAGGTTTATCAACAGAACTGAgataaatttaaaacaagagTTGGCATTAACCCATCTACCAATAGGGTTGATGTTTCAGGGaaatatcctagggtatggatgaaacctAATTTATATCCAAAGGAGGCAAAGCctggtatgaattcggggctattgcctcagtttataccacATCACCCAACTTTCCAGAAATTTCAGGACTACCTAAATGGATTCAGGAAGCTGTTCATGAAACTTGGGCGAATAACGATTATTTGTCCATAGGAGATGTTTTGAAGCTATATTTTTTTAgtgcagcaccagaaccagcagggaaaggttcacacgaagcctttcatttcatcaagttaaggaggccggatacaaatattcagaaatttatcaaggaCCCTCCGACAGAATAAACACCTCTGGTTGCTTCAATAACTGAAGACGATATTTCAACTAGAAGAGCATGGGGTTTATGGGTCTGTCTCACTGAGATGGATAAAGTCAAGTttccatttaagttttatcaaaattcTTTAAATGGATCGTTCATGTTAAATACAATGACAGGAAAAACCACAACTTTtgcagaagaaatatttgaaaagaaaagaaatcttctgtGGAACAGCAAGCTGTCGGCCAGTAAAGAAACTCGCCGAAAATTCTGTAATATGGCACATGTAGGAAGATGGTCAGAAAACATCAGCCTTGAATGCCAGAATCAAAAAGAACCGGAGTTCGGTAAAGGATTCAAACCGAGATCTGATCGGAAACATTTTACCGAAACAAGGACAAGTGGGGAAGGACCACAATCACATTTTCCTCGAAGATACAAAAAGCCAAAGATTTCTCGACAAAGTTGATCAACCCACTaacgaaaaaaaaaacccaCCATGTGAGTCGAAGGCAAGGACCACCAATAATTTGTGGAAAATGACAAAGAACATTGGATTCCTTATCTTTAAAGATAAAGGAAATCTGATAAAAAGACAAGAATATTGGACCCAAAAATCATACTATAAATAAGGGTAAATGCGAATCAGTAAAGCACACCAGAAAGAAACCTAAAGAAAATGTATTATACATATCTAAAGGTTTTAAAGAGAATAATCAAGTATAAGAGAGATCAGGCGGAAGCGATGGCTAGTCCAACATTTTCAGGAAAAAGGAAATGAGATTACAATTTACAGCGGATCTCTTACAAACTCATCTTTATTGGTATCAAGGAGAAATAAAAGAAGACGAGAAGATGATGTCTAGATTAATAATCTAGAAGAGGACGAGGAGGGATCATCTTAAAAGGACCACTCAACCACTACATGGTCCCAAGGCAAGCTGTAAAGGTTTATCAAGATTTGGAATCCGAGTTTCAAATCCGAAGAAaccttctataaataagacatGAAGAAAGAAGTGAAGATCATCGAAcattttcttcatttctttcaaCAAATAAATTGCAATATTTATCTTTCTAATATATGTGTTTTTCAAGTTCGGCTACTataagtagctaaacaagtcTTTCATCCTCTACAGGAGGTTTCAATGTAATAATAAATGTTTGTGTTTGAACAAAGAGATCTTTGCTCTTAGCCCCTCTCATGtactattttcaaaattttatcttttattgtacACCCTAAGGTAGGAAACGAATTAGGGTTGTGCCAAGTACTGCTGAAGGAATCTGCGTCAGTAACCATCGGTTGCGATCGCGTGGTTGGACTGTGAGGAGCAGTTCGTAAAATACGGTGGATATAATCTGGTGGTACTCCGGTCAAAGaggtaaatatttaatttattttacgaaAGCATGATGAgccattattttaaaaaagaaaattcaattatttaaaaatgtggTTGAGGGATATTTTGGGAACTTAGGTATCAAAACCAAATTTGAAAAGATTTATGTACTGAATCGTAAGTTGCCCTTGCGATAACCCGAGATGGGTTAACCACATACTTCAGTCAACGAACGTCTGTTACTCTGTGAATGCCAATCCACACGCACGCAGGCACACACACTCGAAGGCCTTTTCCGTTGGCTAAATACGGTCAATCCCCCATAAACATTCTTAAAAAAGACAGAATACAAGTAATTACAAAACCCCACCGTCCAAATGAAGAATTCATGTATCTATTATGTATGTATAAAAAGCCACCTTGGTTGGCCGATGTTGCTGTCTAGAACCACCATTCCCCCTTAGGTTCTCCCCTTTTAAGCTCCATAATTTTCATCCCTTGTTTCGTTCTGTTTCGACCTACCATCTTGAGTAAGAAAGCGTTTTAGTAATCTTTTCTCATCATTTCTTTGGGATCTTGAAGCGGGCATGGCTCTTGTTTTGGTCAGTCTAATGCTTATCTCAACCATGTCTGGGCATTCAGGTATACTGCTCTTGTATTAATTTTAGTCTTACACGTTACTTTCTTGAAGAACAGTGAAAAGGGTCTGCAAAAGATGTCATTTTGTTTGCCATTTTTCGTTTCAATGTATGGTTGAGTAACTTGGTTAAGCCAAGAATTCAGTTTAGGCCCTCAAGTTGATtcttttttggaaaaataacCCGCGATACCTCATAATCTGAGATCTGATATCTTTTTCTTTGATCTTCAATACACAGATGCTGCTTATTGCGTTTGTAATAGTGGAGGTGACAGTGCATTTCAGAAGAACATAGACTATGCTTGTGGAGCTGGAGCTGATTGCTCCCCGATACTTCAGAATGGGGCTTGTTACAACCCAAACACAGTGAAGGACCACTGTAACTATGCTGTGAATAGTTACTACCAGAGGAAGGGCCAAGTTGCTGGTAGCTGTGATTTTGCAGGCAGTGCTACTGTGTCTCCCACAGCCCCTAGTGAGTAGTCCCACAATCATCTCCTCAAATTCTGTTCTTTTCTCTGTAAAAACGGTCGATTTTGCTTGAATGGTTTCTTGTTTTAATGTGTTTTCAGGCGCTGTTTCTGGCTGTGTTTACCCGTCAAGTTCCAGGTGTGGTgcctttttcttttccttttgtCTTCAAACATTATTAAATATTGAAACCTTTTGGATCTTGGAAATTGCTTTGAGATATCTTTGGTTTCAAGTGATATAATTAGACATGTGATCTGTCATGATGTTGATGTGTAAACATCATGTCTTTCGTGTTTCCATGTTACCAAACTTTGCCCAATTTACAACCTCAGAGTGGGTGCTCTGATATTGTCACACAAACAGGACAGTTCGAAAATTGATCGTTGGTTAAACATGGTTTTCGATACATGACAGTTCGTTATTTGGGAAACGAGCTTAAAGTATATAGAAATCGAAAAAGATTATATTTCACAATCTTGGTGAAtcaaatatgattttttaaattttcatttcgGCCTTAATTGATAATCTTGGCTCGGCTACTCGACTCATCCAACTCAACTCTTGGGCAGCAACGTCGGTAGCACGACACCATTGACCAACCCGACTATAGGAGGAACCACCCCAAACACGGGCGGAGGCACCACAACAGGCACAATTCCGGGTTCAACGACGACTCCAGGCATCAGCCTAGCACCGTCGGGCGGGACTGGCTTTAGCAACACGGATACTAGCAGGGCAATTGTGACACCACTAGCATGCCACCGCACTACAATCTTTATGCTCTTCTTCCTCACTTTAACTCTTTTACTTTCCTGATCGATGGCCTCGAGAATATAAGGAAAGTGGACCAAAGGAGTCCTAAAGATTCGATAAACGACCTCGGTTTCAGCCAAGGATGGGGATTGATTCCGCTAGAAGAATCTGCTTTTGTCTTGGGAAAGAAAAGTGGGGGAATCAGATTCCCTTTTTGGGTGATCATGATGTAGTTCGAATATTGTCtcgtatgtttatatttttccaATGTATATGTAAATAGAGAGGGAGTGACGGAATCATTTTCTCTAATTTCTTATTGTGATTGAATTTGTCACCCCATGTTTCTTAGTTTTTATTAATGTAATCTTTTTCCTCATCACTTGGAGCAACAAATTAGTAAATATTGATAATCTCACGTCAAAGCAAAACTCGggaaaaattattgatttgggCTCCCAATTAGTTTAGTTACACGGCATCTCTTCAAATGTGGAATGCAATTTCTCGGAATGATACTTTATTTACTTGGTGTCACGTGGTTAGTCGACACTGGCATTGTTCAACAATTACATAATCGTCACATAACAAACCTTGTagtataatatatatcaaaaccaatttatttctcataatcaatcaataaattGTCTTTATAATGTAAAACAATATATGCCGAAGCGTTTACAACGACTCAAATAAAACTTAAAGACGAATATAAACTCAAATGACTCTAATTTTCGTTCATCACCAGTTTCAAAACTAGTCTTGTTCCTCTTGCTCTATCTGTTCGTCAAACTTATTTGGGGAGACATAGAGTAAGGAGTGAGTGATTTGGTCGTCATTCAGCAAGTGGGAGCCGTTCGAGCACATACGTAATAAGTACACATGATTTTCGAGAAcaacatatcatatcatgaATAACATAATTCGCATAACATATCATCAGCATCAACATAAGCATATTTTGGTCTAAGCACTAAGATCCCTCTACTTTTCACTGTTTACTAATATCAATCCCTAATTTTTATTACTCTAAGGGAGCGAGTCCATATAATGGTTACAAGCCTACCGTGTAAGGGCCATAAACATATCTCATATTGAGATTCTCACACATATCCAGTTGAATACTCACAATGCCAAAACATAAAACATACGATAATCGTATCAATAATGGGTAAAAAAAGAATTGCACTCGACTGTAATTTCGAAAAACGAAAAATGCATAATCGAAATTATGCTTTTAAAACAAACTTACTTACCTTAGATCTGGATGCTAAAAACATGAAGGATGATTTTTGTTGCTAGGATTTTCAAATCCTCCTTAGATCTAGACTGCGGCAGAACTTCGACATTCTGCAGAACTGAGAGAGCAAATCTCGAAATTCTTGAGAGCACTAGGAGCAACTTTCGAAAATTTGACGTAATTTTCAGGTGTGATTTTCAAATGGTTGGCTCCTCTTATTTATAGGAGCTGACTGCTATCCTGATCGTGTATTATCTatgcttttaaattttttaaccaAACTTTGAATCTAAGATGATTTATCCTTTTTTATCCATCTTCTtggatattttcgaaaataatcacTTGGACATGCTCGAAATTTCGAATTCCAGGTCTAATTTCCAGCATCGAGTAGATCTCTTTTTTTGCAGTACAATTTAATATTTACACTTAAATTTCAACTTCCCCCTATTTAATTCGAATTTTTCTGATGTTTTTATCTAAAAAAAATAGGACTcatgattttcttgaaatatttgtaGGCAAACTTTTGAATTCCTCATGCATGTAATTCCTTATCGTTCTTCTACCTAGTATCTTCgaaaagtatatatataaatacatgaaaaattcaaaatctcaTATTGAATTATCCTCTCGCTTGATTTCCCTTTTATCTTGATCCATGTGTATCAATATTATCTCAGATATTATATCTTTATCTTGCATTTCCTtaccaaatttcgaaattatgtgtAAGGCCCTAAAATATATTATCCGGTAATTTGTCataatttgaataattattgagttgtaaattaaaataattatttatgtcaCATAATTTTTgaaagtgtgttaaaaatatgtattttagaaaatcagaaaattaaatgatataaaatacatagagtttaaataatACAGGAGatgaaaaaaatacaaatcaGGACAATGGAGCTCGAGTTACTATTTTTAGTAaccaaataatattaaatacatatatatacatactatATACTTACATACCATTAAAAACAGGAAAAAATAAGGAAGAGAGTAGAGAAAGCAATCTCTTTCCCCAAACCATTCCCGCAGCTATAATAGTAGCTGTCGTAAAATCATCGTATCTCCTCCGTCAGAACTCGAAACTTAAAAATTCTTGAAGGGTAGTGTTCCAACATCTTAAGCTTCAATTCAAGCCATAAATCGGAAATTTGGGCAAGGATCCAGCTAGATCAAAGTTGCTGTTCGAGGCTCTGTCCTGCGTGATTTCTGGTCCATCTTAGATGAGTTGTTCCTCTTGTTGCTGCGTTTTTACAGCTGGAATTTGTAGAAATGACCTAAATCAATTTTGAAGTTCTTTGTGTCGGTTGACATTTTACACTAGAATTATCGACTTCCAGTTAGAAATGGATGTGatatgaaaattttcaaaatgtgTCAAAACTGTATTCTGTTTTGGAGTATGGATGCAAACCTACTTTATTTTAGGCAGATGACTTTTGTGTAATTGGATTTTGGAATTTTGGTTCGAATGAAAGTTGTATATCTATAAGTTATCTTTGAAATGAGACCAAAATCGTTTAAATCTATTAAGAATTAAGAGAGTTATGTGTTTTTAGTGAAACTGCTCGGCTACCAGAATCTGTCTGAGAAGGGAAAGATTATAGTACGTTCAATGAAATTCTAGGTACAAAAGATTGGGAATTTGAATATGGTTTCAACTGGAAAAACTTATataaatgagttttctttcatttccaattggCGGATATTTATTTTAGTGAATATTGAGTGAGATAAGAATTTTATGCTCTTAAGTGTTGAATCTGGAACTGTAACAGAAAGTAGTTTCATGGTTTCTTTTTTTGGGCATTCAATCGCGTCGAGATGTTCAAACTTCTTGTTGATTTCTTCTAGTGAAATATGGTATTATTCGACTTATTGTTACGTGTTTTAGGCCGAGGAACTTTAAAGTTGTTCATCGATCATCGTTTgttggtataggtatgttaTTGTTCGGTAACATATAATGATAGCATTAAATTATGTTTTAAGCATATTTATGTGTTGTTATTGTTGTTTCTATGATTATATAAATTGTTTGAGTTGTTAAATGCCTTATTGAGGTACATGTTCAGTTATATGACATTTAGTCTAGGGTATACTGTTACAACATACATCTTGAGCCCTGTCATTCTTGTTGACCAATTACTGTTATTCATTGTTATTCAGCACCGGCTGTTGTATAACTCGGGATCAGggtgtggctgataggcctatatTGATACACTTGAAACAGTAGTTAAGATTGATCAATCATGTTGTTAGTGTAGCCCTCGGGGTGAGCGCTGAGATTGTGATATCTAGTTGTGGTAGTTTGTATCATTCCTATTATATATCATtacagctgtatggaggccgagttgGGGGTGTTGATTAGCACAAcctggcatacctcgcatacttggcagggcggtttaaCTGCAAGACAATGTGGCTCCCCTTGTGTTGGTCGAGCATTATTCTTGTTGATCGTATTGTTCGTTTGGCTCTGTTTATCTCGTTGATATTGAGCCCTGTATATGCATTTCACATTTCATCTACATATATATtgttgcatgatttatgttattgttatGTTTGTTGAACTATTTCATATCAGAATCCTAACATCAGTTGTTTACAAGGGGCTATTGTGTTTGCTTTTgagcaccatggtagatctcctgAGTAATTTTGCAGCACCAGACGGAGGTTCCGCTGACAAAGTTCGTGGTTGAGGTtggattgttttttttttggttcgTTGGAGTCTTCCAGCTagctatatttatatattttgagtTGTGGTCAGCATTATGTCGCGTTTTAGTATAAGCATTTGGATTGCTGGTTGCTTGTTTGGATTTAATTTATGTTGTTTGGGAGCCTTGCCAGCCTATTTGAACTGATGCATGTGATATTTGTGTCTTGTGCCTGGCTGACACTTGCATGTGTTTGTTTATGAATACCGCAGTGTTGTCCTTGAGTCATTTTCTTTTTACAGGTACTTTAAATTTTTGGTATGTCCTATTTATGGGGAGGTTGTGTGAAAATTTTTCAGGCCCCGAGgtccattttaaaatattttaaaccttttttcTGCTAcagatttaaataaatcatttttggTTTGATAATTAAACGTAATTTAAGTTATTGAGCCTCACatcatggtatcagagcgtaatcTAGGATACGCTCGAACTAGAGTCTAGGACACTCGAGTCTCCGCAATCAAATGTTCGTTGCACTTGTGTGTTACTACTTGCCAACATGTTTATGTGTCTACGTGTTATGTTTACTTTGgctttatttattgtttgtTACATGTTATAAAATGGAAGGAGCAAGTGAAAATACTGCtggtagaggtcgtggtagacctCGTACTATTGTTAATGATGAGGATGTTACTCAAGCTGCTGGTCAGTTAGAGCATCTTAGGATGGATGAGTTAGTTGCCCATTTCCATACTATGCATCCGCCTCGATTTAGTGGCGCCGAAGGAGCAGAAAAAGCTGAATtgtgagttgttgagattgaggatttgtttgagTTGATTGAGTATCCACTCGAGCATCGTTTGAAGTTAGCACTCCATCAGTTGAGAGAACATGCTAAGATGCGATGGTCTACTACTTTGATGACTCTAGAGTCTAGAGGATTGTTCCGTCTTGGGACATTTTCAAGTTGAAATTCTGAGAGAGTTACTGTCCACCGTCATTCTATAGTTCAAAGGCTTCTGAATTTCACAATCTCAAACAAGGTGATaagtgtggggcccttaactcctaatcgttattacaacacaatttgattagggttaactaaatacagcgaaaaacgagttTAGATTTTCTTTACGATGAGCCCAAAAcatcttatttgaatactaaaaatagtatttaatctcacatcataaacatgcccacacgaaatcataaccaatcatatacaaacaactcatattctcgggacatgccccggtatataaatacatatacatatataatgggaacaaaacataaacctcaactcaactGTGACTctctccagaagtaccctctccggtctcctgatatcctgcagtacctgtcattgtccacacacaaagacaacaacagtcccccttgggggtgagcaaagctccgtatggaacaaccatcatatatacaacaagtatctaaacaatgatatatggtatgcaatgcatgtatgtcgtggaggtatcgggtcaaatgtccatccactgagcacatgtcagaatcaaacgaatcgctatcaaatcaatgctcgagctggcacaccggcctcaataagggatactcgtatgatagcgtcgacaaatcGCCATCatatcccaaatctcatatccaatcatcggggccacaattgtctatgctttacgggtcatataataccaacatagcaattgtgttcacaaaccccagaatccaatcaaatcatattagggtatccaaggatcatagctcaacgtgcatgtcatgtatcgatgtatgcatcaaacgatgtgtgttaacaaaacatttattttatacatcgatattcaaatctcaatgtcatgtatgccataTAAATTCAACAAATAAgacatatagacacatattctcaatccaatcagtcaaatcaatccaacatatatcatataatacagatacctgtcgtatgttacccggtcgcaacataactcaattcttcgttccaatcgatgtagcttgaagatatcaatataaaattctatctacatcaataacacatttatttcaatcaataacatcattcaaaatcatcaatataattttcaaatatcttttgaaactttgaaaattcatatcaaatcgaaatcataacataattcaattccgacttcgaatacgagtttcttgtcggttattctaccgcatatatttatcagaattaataataactgacaaatatttcttcaatctcaatccaacgattaaaattttctaattataataaattgagaataattcaaaacaacatcactataatcatcttttcttcgttaaaatcatatactattcaacaatcttcaattctagtatgatttaacaatttatcggatttattccaaaaatcgacgaatttcaaatatcatcaaaactataaaatttatacctcgaatcgaagacctcgtgtcaacgatcccaaaactgaagtcggttcgtcgattggataaaccgataagtcgcacgatcgaaaagaaaattcgaAAACCTTATTCTTTTCCCCTCTCCTCTCGGCTTTCTTCTGTGCGAAAGATGAATTGTGAATTCATTCTTTACGTTCAAAtttatcattttcttttttttaaaatttttaatattatattatattatattaataaaataatataatatataatatttaaaattttaacgcCGGCATATCCCTTTGAATAAGttaaacgatcaaattttccaaaactcaaaacatgaaacttctatatctttgagttttctacgatatatccaaatctcaaatcatttggacttcatatgactaAGATAGGTCACAAATTACCATTTTGtccttaaaattaattcattatttttcaacttatttacaaaaatgccatCAATACTATTTTTTTCTCGGGGTCTCACAATAAGTCTGTTGACGAGTATGCTGATACCTTCTACGCTATGTTGAGGTATGCTCCTCACGTTGCTATCAGTCCGGGTGTGGTTGTTGAGAGTTTAGTCGAGGGATTGAATGACCGCCTTCATCCTTTTGTTTTTACTGGAAGGCCGATGAGTTATCTTGAGGCAGTGGAACTTGCTAAGAAAGCTGAGGCTAGTTTGAAGAGAAGTGTCAATCGAGCTCCTATTCACCATCATCACTCTAAGAGGCAACATTTTAGTCCATTTGGTATTGCATCCTTTCGTCCTAGAAGGAAACAATTCAAGAAATCGAGTTCTACTTCTTTAAGTACTGGGAGTTCTGACAGACAGAGTGGACATTGTTATTCTGGCCCTTACTGTGATCATTGTGGAGGAAAGCATTACAATAATCAGTGTGTAGGAGTTCAGGCAGTCTGCAATGTATGTAACAGACAGGGTCATTTTTCTAGAGTCTGTCCAAGTCAGACGG includes:
- the LOC142523127 gene encoding PLASMODESMATA CALLOSE-BINDING PROTEIN 2-like, whose product is MALVLVSLMLISTMSGHSDAAYCVCNSGGDSAFQKNIDYACGAGADCSPILQNGACYNPNTVKDHCNYAVNSYYQRKGQVAGSCDFAGSATVSPTAPSAVSGCVYPSSSSNVGSTTPLTNPTIGGTTPNTGGGTTTGTIPGSTTTPGISLAPSGGTGFSNTDTSRAIVTPLACHRTTIFMLFFLTLTLLLS